From the Methanonatronarchaeum thermophilum genome, the window TCCTCAACACCAATCAGTAATAGGTCTGCATACCAAGCCATAGGTGTCGATTGAACGGGTTCATACATTGAAACTGCAATGTTCTCCAGTAAACCAAAAACAACCAGAAGGATATACAGGAAGAACACCCCGATAATCAAAGGGACCTTATACTTAACTATAAACCTGAATCTAGTGAGAACGTAACGTAGGGCTATGCCTAATGGATATCCAACAGCAATGGAGCTTATGGCAAAAAGAACCACAACCAAAGGTACAAGTAAAACCTGGACAACGCCACCTCCGCCCAAAGCGAATCCAACTCCAACTCCAACAGCGGGAATGAGAATCCACATTAAAATATATACAATCTCTGAGAACAGTATCCCCCAACAAACACCATACAACGGAGTTACATGAAGCAGGTTATCAACCACAGTCGGAGTTCCACGCTCACCCAATGCCCTAAAAACCATAATAAAGACTATAAAAACCCAGAAGACTGCTATAATCCCACCCAACATACTTGTTATCGGTAGGCCGGCCAGCTCGCCACCACCTAACAAACCTGCAGCTTGATATCCAGCGTAACCACCGGCCACAGCACCAGCCAAAACTATGATTAAATAAACCGCTATAGTGGCGACTTCTTCCATACCCCAATACGTTTTGACTGTTCGCCGTACATCGAGTTCTCCGATGGTTAATCCATGTTTAACTTCAAAGAAATCCATGTGTTATCTACCTTTACTTTCTTCTTTATGGTCGGCAGTAACGGAGAGAAATACCTCTTCCAGACTCCTGGACTCTCCACTCTCAACCTTCTTTTTGAGGTCTTCTGGAGCGCCCTCAGTAACCAGATCACCGTTCTTTAAAACACCAACTTTATCTGACAACTCATCAACAACGGACAGAATGTGGGTGGAGAGAAAAACAGTGGTTTCACTGGAACCAGAAAGCTCCGAGATAAGATCTTTTACAGTTCTAGCTGATTTTGGGTCAAGACCACTGGTCGGTTCATCCAGAAAAACAACTTCTGGTTTATGGATAACGGCCTGTATAATACCTATTTTCTGACGCATACCTTTGGAATATCCCTCAATCTTACGTCCTGCAGCATCAACCATATCCAACTTCCTAAGATAATACTCAATTCTTTCACCTGCAACATCGCTCGACAAACCATATAACTTAGAAACATAACTAAGCTGCTCCAACCCACTAAGCTCCTCAAACAAAGGCGGTTGTTCAGGCAGATAACCAATCTTACCTATAACCCGCTCCCTATCCTGAATATCAACACCCATGATCTCTGCCGAGCCAGATGTAGGTTTAGTGAGAGTCGTAAGCATCCTCATCGTAGTTGTCTTACCAGACCCATTAGGCCCCAAAAAACCATACACACTCCCCATAGAGATCTCCAAATCCAAATCCCTAACCGCCCACAAATCACCAAACCTTTTCGACAAACCAACAGTTCTAACAGCAAAATCACAACTCATAACAACCACAAATAAAATACAGTATAACTATTCAACCGTAATATTACTACAATTAAACTACATATACTCAGTTCAACATATATAATGCTATCGTTAATAAAGGATAATAGAGCACTTAGATTTATATATAACTTGATTAGATAGTTGATAAGGAGATTATAATGAAGAAAATACCACTTCAAGCAATATTCGCTTTAATACTTGTGTTTTTAGGTCTATTACTACTTCTACGGACAACAGGAATCTATGACACAACCAGCTTAATCAAATACACACCAACCCTATTCGTTCTATTTGGAGCATACATACTGATAAAAAGTAAATTCCAAAACCTCTCCGGACCGATCCTAATAATCTTAATATTCGGACTACTACAACTCTACCTAATAGACCTACTAACCACAGCAATGATAAGAGATTGGTGGCCCCTAATAATCATAGCAATAGGCCTCTCAATACTGCTAAACTGGTTCAAATCAAAAACAATTAAAAAAGAACAAACAGACTACATCGACCTCTTCGCAATGTTCGGAGGAATAGAAACAAGAATAACATCAAAAGAATTCGTAGGAGGAAGTTCAACAGCAATATTCGGAGACATACAACTCGACCTAAGAGACTCAAAACCAAAACACAAACAAACAACCATCAACAGCATAGTACTATTCGGAGACACCGAAATCAAAGTACCAAACGAATGGCAACTAAAAATAAACATAACACCAATACTCGGAGACGTACACGACAAAAGAACAAGAAAACAAAAACCCACAGAAAACAAACCCAAAACCCTCGAAATAAAAGGAATAGTATCCTTCGGCGACATAAAAATAACAGACTAAACCAACACAAACCAAACCCAAACCAAAAACAACCTCCCACCCTACCCACTCAAATAAAACAATAAAACCAATAAAAATCAATCGAATCAATAAAAAACTTAATGCCAACTTAATAGGTAAACTAAACTTAATACCACCTAAATCAGATATATAATATTGAAAGGCATAGTTTATGAAAAAAATAACATTTCAAGCAGTATTAGCCGTAATACTCATAGCTATAGGTGTAATACTATTATTAGAAACCACAGGAATCTATGACACAACCCACCTAATCAAATACACACCAACCCTGTTCGTACTTTTCGGCATCTACGCAATAATAAAAAGCAAACTAACAAACATCTTAGGCCCACTAATAATCATACTCTTTTTCGGAATACTACAGCTACTTATACTCAATTTAATCACAACCACAGTAATCCGTGAATGGTGGCCCCTAATAATCGTAGCAATCGGTTTATTAATACTAATAAACTGGCTTCAAGTATCTAAGATAAAAGGAAAAGAAACCGATACAATCGACCTTTTCACGATGCTCGGTGGACATGAAACACTCAATACATCAAACAACTTCAAAGGGGGAAACATAACCGCAATACTCGGTTCAGTCAACATAGACCTCCGGGACGCAGAAATAAAAAACCCACCCGCAACAATAAACTGCATAGTAATCCTTGGAGGCGCAGAAATAAAAATACCAGAAGGATGGGAAGTCAAAAACAACATCACACCAATACTCGGAGCAGTAGAAGACACAAGACTAAGAACAGAAAAACAAACAGAAAACAAAAAACAAGAAATAACAATAAACGGAATAGTCCTACTAGGAGGACTAGACATAAAAGACTAAACAAACCAAAAAAACCATTATATACACCTAAAAATCGATAGAAACCCCAATAAAATAAAAAAACTTAATAAACCAGCTTATAAAAAATAATTTATAAAGAACAAAACACCTTCTATCCACACCAACCAACATTGAGGTGCAGCTACTTGTGTTCTAAAAACCAAATTAAAGCCCTATTAATAGATGATGACCCTAATTTTCTCGAACTCACAAAACAATACATCGACCAGAAAAACACTAAAATAGATATAGACACAACCCACAACCCAATAAAAATCCTCGACCAAAACCTAAAAAAATACGATTGTTTTGTCTGTGACTACAAAATGACACCAATCAACGGCATAGAACTATTCGAGAAAATAAAACACCACAAAAAACCTTTTATTCTAATTACAGGTGAAGGGTGTGAAGAAGTAGCAATGGAAGCACTCAACACAGGAATCAATAGATACCTCCCGAAAACCAACAAACCCAACGAATTCTATTCCGCATTAACAAAATCAATCAAAAACGAAGTAGAAAAACACAAAACTGAACAAAAAATACAGCGCCAACAAGCCAAATACAAATCATTCATAGAAGGAAATCAAAACCCATTGTACATAATCGACCAAGAACTCAACATCCATTACACAAACAAAGCCAAACAAAACCAATATACAAAAAAACAACTAACAAACACAAACTACAGACAACACCACACAAAAAAAGACACACAAAAACTCAAGAAAAAAACAAAAAAAGCCATCAAAACACAAGAAACCCAAGAATACAAAATCCAAATAAACGACAAATGGATACACAAAACAATCTCACCAATAAAAACACCCAAACAAAACAAAAAAGCAACCGTCATAGAAAGAGACATAACCAAACAAAAAAACCAAAAAGAAAAACTACTAAAATACCGAGAAATCATCCAACAAATCGAAGACCCAACAATGGTCAAAAACAAAGAAGGAAAAATAACACACACAAACAAAGCACTCGAAAAACTACTACAAAAACCCAAAAAAGAAATAATAAACACAAAACTCACAAAACACATCCCACAAAAAACTGCCCAAAAAATATGGAGATACGAAAAAAGAGCACTAGAATGGGATGAAACAGTCCAATTTACAACACAAATAACCATCAACCAAAAAAACCCATACATACAGATAACAAGCACCCCATACAAAAACAACGACAAACTAACTGGCATTATAATCAGATGGAGAGACATAACAAAAGAAAAAACGATGGAAATCGGATTAAGAGAAGAAATAAAAAACCGATTCGAATCAGAAAACAAACTCCAAACACTACTAAACAACATACCCTGCCCAGTAATATACCTAAACAAAAACAACACAATAACAAAAACAAACAAAGAGTTCAAAAAACTAACAGGCCAAAAAAACCTCGATGGAAAAAAACCACCAAAACCAATCAAAAAACTAATCAACAGACCTAAAAACAAAAAACAAAAAGAAATCAAATACACCGACCCAAAAGGAACAAAACACACACTACTAGCAACAACCTCAACATACAGCAACCCAAAAACCCAAAACAAAATCGATGGCACCATCATAGTATACCAAGACATAACCAACATCCGACGGATCGAAGAAAGAGAAAAACTAATACACAGCATAATGCGCCACGACCTCAAAAACAAAATACAGATAATCAAAGGCTACCTAGGCCTAATAGAAGAACAACAAAACACAACAAAAACCAAAAAATACCTAAACAAAACCCAAAAAGCCCTCAACGAATCCCAAACAATAATACAGAAAGTGAGAACACTAAGAAAGACAGAAACAAACCAAAAAATCCAACCCCTAAACCTCCAAAAAACAATAAAAAAATCAATCAAAATACACAGGCAACAACTAAAAGAAAAAAACATAAAAATAAAAAACCAAACACAAGAAATCTACGCAATGGCAGACCCAATGCTAGAACAAGCAATCTCAAACCTAATAGAAAACTCAATAAAACACGCAGACCCCACAGAAATAAAAATAAAAACCCAAGAAACCCCAAACAACATAAAAATAAAATACCAAGACAACGGAAAAGGAATACCAGACAAACAAAAACAAAAAGTATTCCATAAAGGCTATAGCGGACAAAATAGATCAACAGGACTAGGACTACACCTAACCAAAAAAATAATAGAAGGATACAACGGACAAATAAAACTCAAAGACACACCAACAGGAGGAGCCGAATTCCAAATCAAACTCAAAAAACCCTAATCAAACAAACCGCTCAACCCACACAGTAACAAAAGGCACCCAAGTCCACTCACCCTTATAAGCAGAATACATCAAATAAATCCACAAAACAAACGAAACCAACCCCAACAAAATCTGAGCCAAAACAACCAAAAAACCCAAAAACCAACCAACAACAGGCAAACCTGAAACCACACCCAACAAATTCAAAAAAACAGTAAAAACCAAAATCAAACCAAAAACAAAAATCGATTGAACAGCATGAAAACGAACAAAACGATTATCCCCTTCAATAAAATAAAACAAAAAACCAGTAAAAAACCAAACCAAATAACACAAAGCACCAACTACATTCTCACTCAAACCAGACACAGTCCCAGAACCACCAAAACCACTCATCACACAAAAAATAACTCCAAAACAACATAGAACTTCCCCCCAAAAACCCAAAAAACACCAAAACTACATCTAAAAAACTCTAAAAAAAACAGCAAAAACAAAAAAAAAGAGAAGGTATGTAGAAGCCTTAACTACAAGACATCCACAACCTAACCTTCGAATTGGTTCACCGATTTTTCATATCTGATTGAAAGTTTTTATGCATTTGTTTTTAGTTTGATTTACGCTGCGATTTTTTTGCCTGAGTATTTATCTGTCCATTGTGAAACCACTGGTAACCTTGTTTTCTCGCCTTTGTAGGCTTTGTACATTAAATAAAGCCATAAAACGAATGATAGTAATCCCAAGACTAACATAAATAGCCAAACCAACAAACCGATTATAGACCCAAGAAAACCGATAGTCAGCGCTGTACCAACAATTCCTAAAACCACGTAAACTACGAATAGCCCACCGAACACAACTATAGACTGCACTGCATGGTATCTAACAAACTCATTATCCTTCTCGATGAAATAAAACAATATCCCCGTAATAAATCCAAATAGATAGCTAAGAGCTCCTGCTATATTAGGTGACAAACCAGTACTTGTTTCAGAATTTTCACTCAAACCAATTACCTCCAAACAATAGTTAGTTTCTTAAACGAACAAAACTAACAAAACCTAATTAAAAATACACAATAATAATATATAAACTATTCTAAAACCCTAAAAACACCTCAAAAACAACAAAAAACCCAAAAAAGAAAACCAGAACCACCTAAAACCAAAACAACCTAAAAACAAAAAACACAACTAAATATCCACAAATATTAAATGGATAAAAACCTACTAACCAATAGTCACTTGGGGCCATAGGGTAGCCTGGCCGATCCTCGTGCGTTTGGGACGCATGGACACCCGTTCGAATCGGGTTGGCCCCACTCAAATACTAATTCTAAAACACCCCTAAAAAACACAGAAAACTAAAACCCCAAACAACCCTAAAAAAACAAACCTAACCTACTTCTTTAAATAAAAACCTAAAAAAACCATATAAAACATAAACTACATACCAATAGGTATGGCCAGCAAACTAAAGAAAATCAAACAATACCCCCAAAAAAACCCAATACTCTCCCTAATAATAGCCATACTCCTCTGCGAAGCCGCAGGCATATCAGGAAGCATATTCACCGCCATGGGACTAGAACCATGGTACCAAGAACTAGCCAAACCAGAACTAACACCACCAGGAACACTCATAAGCATAATCTGGATCATACTATTCGCCCTAATGGGAATCGCAATCTGGCTAATATGGAGACAAAGCACCCAACAAAACGTAAAAACCCCAGTCACCCTATTCACAATCCAATTCATAATCAACATAATGTGGTCCGCCATATTCTTCGGCCTACAATCACTAACAGGCGGAATGATAACAATCACCCTACTCTGGATAGCAATCCTCCTAACAATAATCTCCTTCTACAAAATCGACAAAAAAGCAGCAGCACTCATGATACCCTACATACTATGGGTAACAATAGCAGCAGCACTAAACCTCAGCTTCATAATACTAAACTAACAAAATAGAAATACACAACAAACCAACCAATAAACACAAAAAATGAAATACCTACTGGATGAAAAAGGACAAGCCGAAATAATCGGCGTAATACTAATAATATCAATAATAGTCATAGCCTTCTCCCTCATCCAGTCAGGAATGGTCCCACAATGGAACCAAGAAATAGAATTCAACCACTACCAAGACGTCAACGACGACATCCAGAAACTACATAACGTAATGGAACGCGTAGCCGCACAAGGCCACAGCGAATCAGCAGAAATACAACTAGGAACAACATACCCAGAAAGAGGACCACTAATCAACCCACCACCAGCCCAAGGAACACTCCAAACATACGACACACAAATAACAATAAACAACGCAACAGCAAAACAAACCGACGCACAATGCTACTGGAATGGGACCGAGAAAAGTTTTAACACCCAAGGCTTGATGTACACACCTAACTACAACTACCAAGAAGGAACACCACCAATCCACATCGAACACAACACACTAATAACAGCATACCCCGAAAACCCAGAAATACAAAAACAAAACCTAATAACAGGAGACAAAATAAACCAAATCCTCCTAAAAGGACAACACGAAAAAACAGGATACGAAAAAACAGGATACACCCTCGAATCCCTAGGAATCTACCCAAAATCAGCACCACCAAACACAGTAGCAATGGAATCCACAGAACAAGAAAACATAGAGATCACCCTACAAACAAAACTACCACAAGCCTATGAAGAACTAAACGAAACAGAAACAGTCGAATCAGTTAATATAACCGATCATCAAGAAGTAACAATAACATTAACAAAAGAAGAAACATTCTATTTCAAAACTACAGCCCTATCCCTAGATGAAGATGCAACTCCAGAACCAGAATACATAATGACTTATGACCACGACCGCAACAATACAGCACCAACAACAATTGAAGTAGAAGTAAGAGACCAATACAACAACCCACTACCAGGACAAAAAGTCAACTTTACAACTGGTGATATAACGCAGAATGATTTAGACGACGAAGTAAAAATATACAATGAATACACAAAGACGGACGAGAGAGGTATAGCAAAAACCTTAGTAACTGTTGACCAACAAGAAAATGTAGATGCAGTTATACCAATAATCTCTCAACTTTCACCATATGCTGGAAATTGTAGTTGGACTTATAATAATATAATTATTGGAAATCCTGATTTAGATGAAATAGATGAACCTGAACCACCTGTAGATTGGGAATTAAAAATAGAAGAAATGGACATACAAAATGCTAATAGTTTCACTTTAACCTTAAGCCATACTAAAGATGAAGGAATCGATAAAGATACTCCAGTTTACATAACAATAGAAAATGGCGGCGGTTGGGAGGAAGAAACCTATACTTTTGAGAATATTACCGTTGAAGATTTCTCTAATGAAGATTTCCCTAATGAGGAGTGGGAGAGCGGTATGGAAATAAGCAAAGATTTTGATGACGATTATGATTTCGTTGATAATAATAATATGAAAAATATTGAAATTATTAGTGTTGAAATTAAAGGCGTTGCAGATTCATGGAGTGATAACGATTTTTAATTTTAGTTCATATTTATCTAAGTAGATATTTTTATGGCATTTATTAATTTATATTATTTAAAAGGTTTTTAGTTTATGAAGTAAATTAAATGACTAATTTTTTATATAGGATTTTCTTAGATTTTTTTGTTTTTTAGTCTGTTTGAGTTTAGTATGACTGATGCTGAGCTTGCTGCCATTGCTGCTGGTGCGAATACTGGGTGTAGTATTCCGATTATTGCTAGTGGTATCATTGTTGTGTTGTAGCCTAGGGCCCACCAGAGGTTTTGTTTTATTTTTTGGAATGTTTTTTGTGATAGTTTGATTGCTTTTTGTATTCCTTGTAGTTGGCCTTTTATTAGTACGATGTCTGCTGATTCTATTGCTATGTCTGTTCCTGTTCCTATTGCGATTCCTATGTCGGCTTGTGCTAGTGCTGGTGCGTCGTTTATTCCGTCTCCTACCATCGCGATTTTTCCTTTTGTTTGTTTCTGTAGTTTCTGTACTTCGCTGGCTTTTTCGTCGGGCATGACTTCTGCGTGTACTTGATTGATTCCTGCTTCTCTTGCGATTGCTTTTGCTGTTCGTTTGTTGTCTCCTGTGATCATTTTTAGTTTGTAGCCTTTTTGTTTTAGGTTTTGGAGTGTTTTTTTTGCGTCTGGCTTGAGTTTGTCGTAGATTGCTATGACTCCGATTACTTCGTTGTCGATTGCTATCAGTATGCCGGTTTTTCCTTGGTTTTCGAGTTTTTGGAGTGTTTCTTCTGTTTCTTGTGGTTGGTTGTCTGTCTGTTCTTTTATTAGTGTTCGGTTTCCTACGGTGATTTTTTTGTTGTTTTTTGTTGCGATAACGCCTTTTCCTTTTATTACTTGGAAGTCGTCGGGTTCTTGTATCTCTATGTTTTGTTGTTTGGCTTTTTCTGTGATTGCGCGGGCTATTGTGTGTTCTGAACGTGTTTCGGCCGTTGCTGCATAACTAAGTAGTTTTTGTTTTGTGTTTTGTTTTGTTGGTTTGATGTCGGTTACTGACATTTTTCCTTCTGTTAGTGTTCCTGTTTTGTCTAGGAGTATTGTGTTTACGTCTTTTAGTGTTTGTATTGCTTCTCCTTTTCTGATTAGTATGCCGTTTTCGGCTCCTTTTCCACTTCCTACTATTAGGGCTGTTGGTGTTGCTAGTCCGAGGGCGCATGGACAGGCTATTACGAGGGTGGCTATTGCTGCGTATAGGGCTAGCATTATGGGTGACATGGTGGTGTCAACCCAGAATAGGTATTGGTCTAGTGGTTGGGCTATGAACATTGCTTGTTGTGGGGCTAGCCACCAGAGAAAGAAGGTTATGGTTGCTAGGGCTAGTATTGTTGGTACGAAGTATCGTGTTACTCTGTCTGCGAATTTTTGGATTGGAACTTTCTTGGATTGGGCTTCTTTAACCATCTCGATGACTTGTGAGAGGAATGTGTCTTCCCCTATTTTGGTTGCTTCTACCTCTAGATATCCGTCTTGGTTGACGGTTGATCCGATGACTTCGTCTCCTGGTTGTTTTGTTATGGGCATTGATTCACCTGTAGCCATTGATTCATCGACCGCCCCCTCTCCTTTTACGACAACCCCGTCTACTGGTATTTTTTCTCCAGGTCTTACAGCAACTTTATCTCCAACGTTTATCCTGCTGATTGAAACAAGTTCTTCTCCTTCATCGGTTATTAGGTTGGCGGTTTCTGGTTCAAGCTCCATTAATCCACGTATGGCTTCAGAAGCACGGCCTTTAGCTTTAGCTTCAATCCACCTACCTGTTAAGTGGAAAGCCATTATCATGCTTGCTATAGGGGTGAAGTTCAAGACGGTTGCTCCTAAAAATATCAATGGCCCGGTAATAAAAGCCGCAAAAGAACCTATAGCTATCAATAGATCCATGTTTGGATTCAAGTTAAGGATGCTTTTTGAGGCTTGTATGATTGTTTTTTTTCCGGCGAAAAACAAGACAGGTATTGTTAATAGTATTATTCCAGCGTTGTATATCTCCATGTTGGGCCAAGCGACTCCATAGAACATTTCTGGAACCATCCAAACCATGATTGGAAGGGTGAATGCCCAAGCAATAACCATCTGGCGCCAACTATCTTCTACGTTATAGGTGTAACTTCCGCCTTCCTCAACTACTTTATATCCTGTTTTCTCTACAACTTCCTTGAATCTATTTTCATTTATTTCTTCAGAACTGTATTCTATAACTGCTGTTTCAGCTGCAAAATTAACTGTGGCACTAGAAACACCCTGAAGTTTGTTCAGCTCCCTCTCAATCTTTTGAGCACAGGAAGTACAAGTCATTCCTTCAATGCCTAATTGTATAGAACTTAACTCTCCCTCAACTCCTTTGTAACCATGAACTTCGTAACCACCATCTTCAATGGTATCTAAAAGATCATCTAAATCAACCTTATTTGAATCAAAACAGATATAAGCAGAACTGGACATCAAATCAACATCAACATCCATCACCCCACCAACCTTACCCAGAGACCTCTCAATACCTTTAGCACAAGAAGCACACGACATCCCTTCAACATCAACACTAACCTCTCTAATACTACTCATAACAAAACACCAAATTATACCCGATATACAATAAGATACCGAACAAAATAAACCACCCACACAAATAAAAAAAATAAACCAACTAATAAAACAAAAATAATTCTTAAAAAAATTGTTTATTAACTTTGTTTGTAACCGAAAGATTAAAAGAAAATGGTTAGTTAAAGCTTTAATGTAGATAAATGGGAAACAAAAAACTATATACAGAGTTACTGCACAATAAACCAATGAATAATCGTATAGCTAGCTAAAAAATGGAAAAAGAGGTATATAATAATGGATTTTAATAAAATAAAAAGCGACCTAAAGAAAGAAGACGGAGTAAGCCCTGTAGTGGGTGTAATACTAATGGTCGCTATAGTCGTTCTACTCGCCGCAATCGTCGCAGCATTCGTCTTCGGAGTAGTCACAATCCCAAGCCCAACACCACAAGCATCACTAGCGGTAGACGACGCAACATGGGAAGACGAAAAGTTGAATGTAACTTTACTGCATCAGTCAGGCAGTACGCTTGATGCCCTTGATACTAAGATAGTCATAACAGACCTAAACAACACAGATAACGTCAACACAACAACCCTGAGTGACTGGTCTAATGTTGAGGATGACTGGTCAACTGGAGAGAGAATAAACATCACTATTGAAGATGACGATTTCAAGGATTATCCTGATGAGATTGAGGTTCGTGTGATTGATGAGCCTTCTGGTGGAACTATCAGTGTGATGACTTCAACGGTGACTGAGCTTTAAAAACAGGGTTTTCTGATATTTGGTTGGTGAGGGGGTAGTGATCGAGTTTATCCTAGCTACCTTCTCTCTCAACATACTTATTTTTTTATGAGTCTCGAAGTTTATGTATAGTTTTATATTCTATTGTGATTGTTCTTCCAGCTTTTGTGGCTGTTGTTTTGTTATCTTTCTGTATTGGAGACTTGAAAACAAAGCTATTTAGCTTTTTATTATTTTGGTGGTGGTTTATAGGTGGATGTTGAAAAAAGAGGGTTTGTTGTTTTTTTGTGAGGTATATTTAGATTGTAATAGGTTTTTATAGATGAGTTTAGGGTGGGTTAGATTGAGGAAAGGTGGTTGTGTTTTTGGTGTCTTTTGGGTTGGTTTGGATGAGTTGATTGTTATTCGGGTGTTTTTATTGTTGTTCGGTTTTTTTGTCGTGTACCCAGATTTCTCCGTCTATTGTGTATTCTTTTTTCCAGATTGGGGCTTTTTGTTTCACTAGGTTTATTCCGTCTTCTAGTGTTTTGAATAGTTGTTGTCTGTGGCTTGCTGCTGCTACTACGTATACGATGTCTTCTCCTACTTTTAGGTTTCCGTCTCGGTGGTGTATTTTTATGTCTATGACTCCGTCCCTGTTTTTTAGTTGTTGTTCTATTTCTTGTATTGTTTTGTTGAATGGCTGGCTGTATTTTTCGAAGTATAGTTTCTCGACTTTTTTGTCGTTGCTTACTCCTCTGACTATTCCTACGAAGGATCCGATTGCTCCTGCTTTGTTGAATTTTGGGTTGGATTTTATTTGGTTTATTAGGTCTGTTAGGTCTGGGTTTTTGGGTTCGTATTCCGGTGCGTTTTTGATTGCTTTGACTGCTTTTTGGATGTTGTTTTCTTTTTCGTTGAGTGTTGTTAGTATTGGTTTTTTGTATTTTTTTGTTGTTTGACCTAGGACTATTTTTGGTAGGTTTGATTGTTTGTGGCCTTCTACTAGAATTATGTCCATGTCTTGGAGTTGTTTTAGTGCTTTTTCTAGTGGGTTTTCTGTTTTTTGGAGTGTTATTGTTTTGTTTTCTGTTGTTGCTATTACTCGGCTTGCTTTTTCTGTTAG encodes:
- a CDS encoding Ig-like domain-containing protein, whose protein sequence is MKYLLDEKGQAEIIGVILIISIIVIAFSLIQSGMVPQWNQEIEFNHYQDVNDDIQKLHNVMERVAAQGHSESAEIQLGTTYPERGPLINPPPAQGTLQTYDTQITINNATAKQTDAQCYWNGTEKSFNTQGLMYTPNYNYQEGTPPIHIEHNTLITAYPENPEIQKQNLITGDKINQILLKGQHEKTGYEKTGYTLESLGIYPKSAPPNTVAMESTEQENIEITLQTKLPQAYEELNETETVESVNITDHQEVTITLTKEETFYFKTTALSLDEDATPEPEYIMTYDHDRNNTAPTTIEVEVRDQYNNPLPGQKVNFTTGDITQNDLDDEVKIYNEYTKTDERGIAKTLVTVDQQENVDAVIPIISQLSPYAGNCSWTYNNIIIGNPDLDEIDEPEPPVDWELKIEEMDIQNANSFTLTLSHTKDEGIDKDTPVYITIENGGGWEEETYTFENITVEDFSNEDFPNEEWESGMEISKDFDDDYDFVDNNNMKNIEIISVEIKGVADSWSDNDF
- a CDS encoding type IV pilin, producing MDFNKIKSDLKKEDGVSPVVGVILMVAIVVLLAAIVAAFVFGVVTIPSPTPQASLAVDDATWEDEKLNVTLLHQSGSTLDALDTKIVITDLNNTDNVNTTTLSDWSNVEDDWSTGERINITIEDDDFKDYPDEIEVRVIDEPSGGTISVMTSTVTEL
- a CDS encoding heavy metal translocating P-type ATPase codes for the protein MSSIREVSVDVEGMSCASCAKGIERSLGKVGGVMDVDVDLMSSSAYICFDSNKVDLDDLLDTIEDGGYEVHGYKGVEGELSSIQLGIEGMTCTSCAQKIERELNKLQGVSSATVNFAAETAVIEYSSEEINENRFKEVVEKTGYKVVEEGGSYTYNVEDSWRQMVIAWAFTLPIMVWMVPEMFYGVAWPNMEIYNAGIILLTIPVLFFAGKKTIIQASKSILNLNPNMDLLIAIGSFAAFITGPLIFLGATVLNFTPIASMIMAFHLTGRWIEAKAKGRASEAIRGLMELEPETANLITDEGEELVSISRINVGDKVAVRPGEKIPVDGVVVKGEGAVDESMATGESMPITKQPGDEVIGSTVNQDGYLEVEATKIGEDTFLSQVIEMVKEAQSKKVPIQKFADRVTRYFVPTILALATITFFLWWLAPQQAMFIAQPLDQYLFWVDTTMSPIMLALYAAIATLVIACPCALGLATPTALIVGSGKGAENGILIRKGEAIQTLKDVNTILLDKTGTLTEGKMSVTDIKPTKQNTKQKLLSYAATAETRSEHTIARAITEKAKQQNIEIQEPDDFQVIKGKGVIATKNNKKITVGNRTLIKEQTDNQPQETEETLQKLENQGKTGILIAIDNEVIGVIAIYDKLKPDAKKTLQNLKQKGYKLKMITGDNKRTAKAIAREAGINQVHAEVMPDEKASEVQKLQKQTKGKIAMVGDGINDAPALAQADIGIAIGTGTDIAIESADIVLIKGQLQGIQKAIKLSQKTFQKIKQNLWWALGYNTTMIPLAIIGILHPVFAPAAMAASSASVILNSNRLKNKKI
- a CDS encoding molybdopterin synthase, with protein sequence MKAIAIVGNSNSGKTTLIQKLTQELNGEIGVIKNLHQFDTPEKDTYKLTEKASRVIATTENKTITLQKTENPLEKALKQLQDMDIILVEGHKQSNLPKIVLGQTTKKYKKPILTTLNEKENNIQKAVKAIKNAPEYEPKNPDLTDLINQIKSNPKFNKAGAIGSFVGIVRGVSNDKKVEKLYFEKYSQPFNKTIQEIEQQLKNRDGVIDIKIHHRDGNLKVGEDIVYVVAAASHRQQLFKTLEDGINLVKQKAPIWKKEYTIDGEIWVHDKKTEQQ